One Homo sapiens chromosome 13, GRCh38.p14 Primary Assembly genomic window carries:
- the ATP12A gene encoding potassium-transporting ATPase alpha chain 2 isoform 2 (isoform 2 is encoded by transcript variant 2) has product MHQKTPEIYSVELSGTKDIVKTDKGDGKEKYRGLKNNCLELKKKNHKEEFQKELHLDDHKLSNRELEEKYGTDIIMGLSSTRAAELLARDGPNSLTPPKQTPEIVKFLKQMVGGFSILLWVGAFLCWIAYGIQYSSDKSASLNNVYLGCVLGLVVILTGIFAYYQEAKSTNIMSSFNKMIPQQALVIRDSEKKTIPSEQLVVGDIVEVKGGDQIPADIRVLSSQGCRVDNSSLTGESEPQPRSSEFTHENPLETKNICFYSTTCLEGTVTGMVINTGDRTIIGHIASLASGVGNEKTPIAIEIEHFVHIVAGVAVSIGILFFIIAVSLKYQVLDSIIFLIGIIVANVPEGLLATVTVTLSLTAKRMAKKNCLVKNLEAVETLGSTSIICSDKTGTLTQNRMTVAHLWFDNQIFVADTSEDHSNQVFDQSSRTWASLSKIITLCNRAEFKPGQENVPIMKKAVIGDASETALLKFSEVILGDVMEIRKRNRKVAEIPFNSTNKFQLSIHEMDDPHGKRFLMVMKGAPERILEKCSTIMINGEEHPLDKSTAKTFHTAYMELGGLGERVLGFCHLYLPADEFPETYSFDIDAMNFPTSNLCFVGLLSMIDPPRSTVPDAVTKCRSAGIKVIMVTGDHPITAKAIAKSVGIISANSETVEDIAHRLNIAVEQVNKRDAKAAVVTGMELKDMSSEQLDEILANYQEIVFARTSPQQKLIIVEGCQRQDAVVAVTGDGVNDSPALKKADIGIAMGIAGSDAAKNAADMVLLDDNFASIVTGVEEGRLIFDNLKKTIAYSLTKNIAELCPFLIYIIVGLPLPIGTITILFIDLGTDIIPSIALAYEKAESDIMNRKPRHKNKDRLVNQPLAVYSYLHIGLMQALGAFLVYFTVYAQEGFLPRTLINLRVEWEKDYVNDLKDSYGQEWTRYQREYLEWTGYTAFFVGILVQQIADLIIRKTRRNSIFQQGLFRNKVIWVGITSQIIIGLILSYGLGSVTALSFTMLRAQYWFVAVPHAILIWVYDEVRKLFIRLYPGSWWDKNMYY; this is encoded by the exons GGTCTCTCCAGCACCAGAGCTGCCGAGCTCCTGGCCCGGGATGGGCCCAACTCCCTCACCCCTCCCAAGCAGACGCCTGAGATCGTCAAGTTCCTCAAGCAGATGGTGGGGGGGTTCTCTATCCTCCTGTGGGTGGGCGCCTTTCTCTGTTGGATTGCATATGGGATTCAGTACTCCAGCGACAAGTCTGCATCCCTGAACAAC GTGTACTTGGGCTGTGTGCTTGGTCTGGTGGTCATTTTAACGGGGATCTTTGCTTATTACCAAGAGGCAAAAAGCACCAACATCATGTCCAGCTTCAATAAGATGATCCCTCAG CAAGCTCTCGTCATCCGAGATTCCGAGAAGAAGACCATCCCTTCAGAGCAGCTGGTGGTGGGGGACATTGTGGAGGTCAAAGGAGGAGACCAGATCCCTGCAGACATCAGGGTGCTGTCTTCTCAGGGGTGTCGG GTGGATAACTCATCTCTCACGGGGGAGTCTGAGCCCCAGCCCCGCTCCTCTGAGTTTACCCATGAAAACCCCCTGGAAACAAAGAACATCTGCTTCTATTCCACAACGTGTCTGGAAG GCACTGTCACCGGCATGGTTATCAACACGGGTGACCGCACCATCATTGGCCATATTGCCTCATTGGCCTCAGGAGTTGGAAATGAGAAGACGCCCATTGCCATTGAGATCGAGCACTTTGTTCACATTGTGGCAGGAGTGGCTGTCTCCATCGGCATCCTTTTCTTCATCATCGCTGTGTCCCTGAAGTATCAAGTCCTGGACTCCATCATCTTCCTCATTGGCATCATTGTGGCCAATGTGCCCGAGGGCCTCCTGGCCACTGTCACT GTGACCCTGTCGCTGACAGCAAAACGGATGGCCAAGAAGAACTGCCTGGTGAAGAACCTGGAGGCTGTGGAGACCCTCGGCTCCACCTCCATCATCTGCTCGGACAAGACTGGGACACTGACCCAGAACAGGATGACAGTGGCCCATCTGTGGTTCGACAATCAGATCTTTGTGGCTGACACCAGTGAGGACCATTCAA aCCAAGTCTTTGACCAAAGCTCTAGGACTTGGGCCTCCTTATCCAAGATAATAACATTGTGTAACCGAGCAGAGTTCAAGCCAGGACAGGAAAATGTCCCCATCATGAAG AAAGCTGTGATTGGAGATGCCTCAGAAACTGCTCTTTTAAAATTCTCAGAGGTCATTTTGGGTGATGTgatggaaattagaaaaagaaaccgCAAAGTAGCTGAAATCCCTTTTAACTCTACTAATAAATTTCAG CTCTCCATCCACGAGATGGATGACCCCCACGGCAAGCGCTTCCTCATGGTGATGAAGGGGGCCCCTGAGCGCATCCTAGAGAAATGCAGCACCATCATGATCAACGGCGAGGAGCACCCACTGGACAAGAGCACTGCCAAGACCTTCCACACAGCCTACATGGAGCTGGGCGGGTTGGGCGAGCGTGTGCTGG GTTTCTGTCATCTCTACCTGCCAGCAGACGAGTTTCCAGAAACCTACTCATTTGACATAGACGCTATGAACTTTCCGACCTCCAACCTCTGTTTTGTGGGACTCTTGTCAATGATCGATCCCCCTCGGTCCACCGTGCCAGATGCAGTCACCAAATGCCGGAGTGCAGGGATCAAG GTTATTATGGTTACTGGTGATCATCCCATCACAGCCAAAGCTATTGCCAAGAGTGTGGGGATCATTTCAGCCAACAGTGAAACAGTGGAAGACATTGCACATCGCCTCAACATTGCTGTGGAGCAAGTTAACAAACG GGATGCCAAGGCCGCTGTGGTGACTGGCATGGAGCTGAAGGACATGAGCTCAGAACAGCTGGATGAGATCTTAGCCAACTACCAGGAGATTGTCTTTGCCCGGACATCCCCCCAGCAGAAGCTGATCATTGTGGAGGGCTGTCAGAGGCAG GATGCTGTTGTTGCTGTGACCGGGGATGGAGTTAATGACTCTCCGGCTCTAAAGAAGGCAGACATTGGGATTGCCATGGGGATAGCAGGTTCTGATGCAGCCAAAAATGCAGCCGACATGGTCTTGCTGGACGACAACTTCGCATCCATCGTCACAGGGGTGGAGGAAG GTCgcctgatctttgacaacctCAAGAAGACTATTGCTTATTCCCTGACCAAGAACATTGCCGAGCTGTGCCCCTTTCTGATCTACATCATTGTCGGGCTCCCCCTGCCCATTGGCACCATCACCATTCTGTTCATTGACTTGGGGACAGACATT ATCCCCTCCATTGCCTTGGCGTACGAGAAAGCTGAAAGTGACATCATGAACAGGAAGCCTCGCCACAAGAATAAGGACAGGCTGGTGAACCAGCCGCTCGCTGTGTACTCATACCTGCACATTG GCCTCATGCAAGCCCTGGGAGCTTTCCTTGTGTATTTCACCGTCTATGCACAAGAGGGCTTTCTGCCCCGCACTCTCATTAACCTGCGGGTAGAATGGGAGAAGGACTACGTGAATGACTTGAAAGACAGCTATGGGCAGGAATGG ACAAGGTACCAGAGGGAATACCTAGAATGGACGGGCTACACGGCTTTCTTTGTTGGCATCCTAGTCCAGCAAATAGCAGATCTGATCATCAGGAAAACCCGGAGGAATTCCATCTTCCAGCAGGGTCTCTTCAG AAATAAAGTCATCTGGGTGGGGATCACCTCACAGATCATCATTGGTCTGATCCTCTCCTATGGCCTCGGAAGTGTCACAGCCTTGAGTTTCACCATGCTTAG GGCTCAGTACTGGTTTGTGGCTGTGCCGCACGCCATCCTGATCTGGGTGTATGATGAGGTGCGGAAGCTCTTCATCAGGCTCTACCCTGGAA GCTGGTGGGATAAGAACATGTATTATTAA
- the ATP12A gene encoding potassium-transporting ATPase alpha chain 2 isoform 1 (isoform 1 is encoded by transcript variant 1), producing MHQKTPEIYSVELSGTKDIVKTDKGDGKEKYRGLKNNCLELKKKNHKEEFQKELHLDDHKLSNRELEEKYGTDIIMGLSSTRAAELLARDGPNSLTPPKQTPEIVKFLKQMVGGFSILLWVGAFLCWIAYGIQYSSDKSASLNNVYLGCVLGLVVILTGIFAYYQEAKSTNIMSSFNKMIPQQALVIRDSEKKTIPSEQLVVGDIVEVKGGDQIPADIRVLSSQGCRVDNSSLTGESEPQPRSSEFTHENPLETKNICFYSTTCLEASTSPVGTVTGMVINTGDRTIIGHIASLASGVGNEKTPIAIEIEHFVHIVAGVAVSIGILFFIIAVSLKYQVLDSIIFLIGIIVANVPEGLLATVTVTLSLTAKRMAKKNCLVKNLEAVETLGSTSIICSDKTGTLTQNRMTVAHLWFDNQIFVADTSEDHSNQVFDQSSRTWASLSKIITLCNRAEFKPGQENVPIMKKAVIGDASETALLKFSEVILGDVMEIRKRNRKVAEIPFNSTNKFQLSIHEMDDPHGKRFLMVMKGAPERILEKCSTIMINGEEHPLDKSTAKTFHTAYMELGGLGERVLGFCHLYLPADEFPETYSFDIDAMNFPTSNLCFVGLLSMIDPPRSTVPDAVTKCRSAGIKVIMVTGDHPITAKAIAKSVGIISANSETVEDIAHRLNIAVEQVNKRDAKAAVVTGMELKDMSSEQLDEILANYQEIVFARTSPQQKLIIVEGCQRQDAVVAVTGDGVNDSPALKKADIGIAMGIAGSDAAKNAADMVLLDDNFASIVTGVEEGRLIFDNLKKTIAYSLTKNIAELCPFLIYIIVGLPLPIGTITILFIDLGTDIIPSIALAYEKAESDIMNRKPRHKNKDRLVNQPLAVYSYLHIGLMQALGAFLVYFTVYAQEGFLPRTLINLRVEWEKDYVNDLKDSYGQEWTRYQREYLEWTGYTAFFVGILVQQIADLIIRKTRRNSIFQQGLFRNKVIWVGITSQIIIGLILSYGLGSVTALSFTMLRAQYWFVAVPHAILIWVYDEVRKLFIRLYPGSWWDKNMYY from the exons GGTCTCTCCAGCACCAGAGCTGCCGAGCTCCTGGCCCGGGATGGGCCCAACTCCCTCACCCCTCCCAAGCAGACGCCTGAGATCGTCAAGTTCCTCAAGCAGATGGTGGGGGGGTTCTCTATCCTCCTGTGGGTGGGCGCCTTTCTCTGTTGGATTGCATATGGGATTCAGTACTCCAGCGACAAGTCTGCATCCCTGAACAAC GTGTACTTGGGCTGTGTGCTTGGTCTGGTGGTCATTTTAACGGGGATCTTTGCTTATTACCAAGAGGCAAAAAGCACCAACATCATGTCCAGCTTCAATAAGATGATCCCTCAG CAAGCTCTCGTCATCCGAGATTCCGAGAAGAAGACCATCCCTTCAGAGCAGCTGGTGGTGGGGGACATTGTGGAGGTCAAAGGAGGAGACCAGATCCCTGCAGACATCAGGGTGCTGTCTTCTCAGGGGTGTCGG GTGGATAACTCATCTCTCACGGGGGAGTCTGAGCCCCAGCCCCGCTCCTCTGAGTTTACCCATGAAAACCCCCTGGAAACAAAGAACATCTGCTTCTATTCCACAACGTGTCTGGAAG CATCTACTTCCCCTGTAGGCACTGTCACCGGCATGGTTATCAACACGGGTGACCGCACCATCATTGGCCATATTGCCTCATTGGCCTCAGGAGTTGGAAATGAGAAGACGCCCATTGCCATTGAGATCGAGCACTTTGTTCACATTGTGGCAGGAGTGGCTGTCTCCATCGGCATCCTTTTCTTCATCATCGCTGTGTCCCTGAAGTATCAAGTCCTGGACTCCATCATCTTCCTCATTGGCATCATTGTGGCCAATGTGCCCGAGGGCCTCCTGGCCACTGTCACT GTGACCCTGTCGCTGACAGCAAAACGGATGGCCAAGAAGAACTGCCTGGTGAAGAACCTGGAGGCTGTGGAGACCCTCGGCTCCACCTCCATCATCTGCTCGGACAAGACTGGGACACTGACCCAGAACAGGATGACAGTGGCCCATCTGTGGTTCGACAATCAGATCTTTGTGGCTGACACCAGTGAGGACCATTCAA aCCAAGTCTTTGACCAAAGCTCTAGGACTTGGGCCTCCTTATCCAAGATAATAACATTGTGTAACCGAGCAGAGTTCAAGCCAGGACAGGAAAATGTCCCCATCATGAAG AAAGCTGTGATTGGAGATGCCTCAGAAACTGCTCTTTTAAAATTCTCAGAGGTCATTTTGGGTGATGTgatggaaattagaaaaagaaaccgCAAAGTAGCTGAAATCCCTTTTAACTCTACTAATAAATTTCAG CTCTCCATCCACGAGATGGATGACCCCCACGGCAAGCGCTTCCTCATGGTGATGAAGGGGGCCCCTGAGCGCATCCTAGAGAAATGCAGCACCATCATGATCAACGGCGAGGAGCACCCACTGGACAAGAGCACTGCCAAGACCTTCCACACAGCCTACATGGAGCTGGGCGGGTTGGGCGAGCGTGTGCTGG GTTTCTGTCATCTCTACCTGCCAGCAGACGAGTTTCCAGAAACCTACTCATTTGACATAGACGCTATGAACTTTCCGACCTCCAACCTCTGTTTTGTGGGACTCTTGTCAATGATCGATCCCCCTCGGTCCACCGTGCCAGATGCAGTCACCAAATGCCGGAGTGCAGGGATCAAG GTTATTATGGTTACTGGTGATCATCCCATCACAGCCAAAGCTATTGCCAAGAGTGTGGGGATCATTTCAGCCAACAGTGAAACAGTGGAAGACATTGCACATCGCCTCAACATTGCTGTGGAGCAAGTTAACAAACG GGATGCCAAGGCCGCTGTGGTGACTGGCATGGAGCTGAAGGACATGAGCTCAGAACAGCTGGATGAGATCTTAGCCAACTACCAGGAGATTGTCTTTGCCCGGACATCCCCCCAGCAGAAGCTGATCATTGTGGAGGGCTGTCAGAGGCAG GATGCTGTTGTTGCTGTGACCGGGGATGGAGTTAATGACTCTCCGGCTCTAAAGAAGGCAGACATTGGGATTGCCATGGGGATAGCAGGTTCTGATGCAGCCAAAAATGCAGCCGACATGGTCTTGCTGGACGACAACTTCGCATCCATCGTCACAGGGGTGGAGGAAG GTCgcctgatctttgacaacctCAAGAAGACTATTGCTTATTCCCTGACCAAGAACATTGCCGAGCTGTGCCCCTTTCTGATCTACATCATTGTCGGGCTCCCCCTGCCCATTGGCACCATCACCATTCTGTTCATTGACTTGGGGACAGACATT ATCCCCTCCATTGCCTTGGCGTACGAGAAAGCTGAAAGTGACATCATGAACAGGAAGCCTCGCCACAAGAATAAGGACAGGCTGGTGAACCAGCCGCTCGCTGTGTACTCATACCTGCACATTG GCCTCATGCAAGCCCTGGGAGCTTTCCTTGTGTATTTCACCGTCTATGCACAAGAGGGCTTTCTGCCCCGCACTCTCATTAACCTGCGGGTAGAATGGGAGAAGGACTACGTGAATGACTTGAAAGACAGCTATGGGCAGGAATGG ACAAGGTACCAGAGGGAATACCTAGAATGGACGGGCTACACGGCTTTCTTTGTTGGCATCCTAGTCCAGCAAATAGCAGATCTGATCATCAGGAAAACCCGGAGGAATTCCATCTTCCAGCAGGGTCTCTTCAG AAATAAAGTCATCTGGGTGGGGATCACCTCACAGATCATCATTGGTCTGATCCTCTCCTATGGCCTCGGAAGTGTCACAGCCTTGAGTTTCACCATGCTTAG GGCTCAGTACTGGTTTGTGGCTGTGCCGCACGCCATCCTGATCTGGGTGTATGATGAGGTGCGGAAGCTCTTCATCAGGCTCTACCCTGGAA GCTGGTGGGATAAGAACATGTATTATTAA